CCACCCGACGATGCCATTGCAGGACGGTACCGCCACTCTAGCCTTCCAAGATAGACTCGGAAAGGCAAAGTTATTACTTCGTGGCACAAGGCGATACACAGGGCAAAGAGCCCAACACCGGAAAGCCAAGCTATGTCAATTGGTGTAGCTGGCACTACAAAATCACGAAGAGCCTTCGATGCTCCTGTCAGAAGCATCAACGTAAACAGCAGGCCTGTTAACCCAACTACCGACGACAGCGCCCTACGCCTGAGCCTATGATAGCGGGTGGCCTTGTCTTCATTCACGGCTTCTTGAACATGCGGGAGCAGCAGGGCCGGTGCAAGAATGCCTTACCGGCCGTAAACCGAACCACCGAGCACACCAGGAATTCGACTGAGCTTCGCCTGAACCAAAGCGAAGGACCACTAACTCAGTTAAACTGGACGGAAATCAACTTGGATACTCCGGGTTCTTCCATCGTAATACCGTACAGTCGATCCGCATGCTCCATCGTCTTTCTGTTGTGAGTGATGAGCACGAACTGAGTCTCGTCAACCATCTCACGCAACATCTCAATAAACCGACCAATGTTGACATCATCAAGCGGCGCATCGATCTCATCCAGTAGACAAAACGGACTTGGCCGGTACTTAAAAATTGCAAACATAAATGCCATCGCCGAAAGAGCCTTCTCGCCACCAGAAAGTAACTGCACACTTTGAAGCCGCTTACCGGGTGGCTGTGCGATGATTTCGATACCACTCTCTAGTAAATCAGCCTCGTCGAGAAGGACCAAACCTGCCTTGCCACCACCGAATAGTGTGGAGAACGTCTTCTGATAGTGCATGTTGATCGCGTCAAATGCAGCACGGAAACGTTCTCTCGTCGTCTTATTGATACGTCGGATTGCTTCTGCCGTCGCGGCAATCGAATCGACCAAGTCCTTGCGTTGCGTAGTCAGAAAGTCGTGGCGGGTATCCAGTTCGTCAAACTGCTCGATCGCCATCATATTGACGGCGCCCAACTGTTCGATTTTTCCCTTTAGCCCGGCGATCACGTCCTCTGTCGTGACAGGAACACTAGTGTCAGTCGTTTCTGCACTGTCACTGCCGACTTCATGCCCGTAATCGTCTTCACTAACCTCAGCGACCGCACCGGCAGGAGGCAACTGTGCAAAGCCGTCGTCAGGCATAACCTCACCATCAGCTTCAAGCTGCTCAACCTCGTTAATGACTGAATCTAGATCGACCTGCAATGTCTCCAAACACGAAGTCGCCAGATGCGAGAGCTCTGCCTGAGCAGTCGCCTGTGATACCTCAAATTTACTTAAGCGATCCCGAACCTCCTCGAGCGTCTCGCGTGCCGATCGAATGGTCACATCTTCTGTCTCAACATGGCCTCTCAACTCGACTAGAAGGTCGTCGGCTGTTCGCACCTGCCCCCTGATGCTCTCCAGCTCCCGAACTCCATCATCGAGAGAGCGCTCTGATTCAATGATCTTCGCTTGCAATAACTGTTTCCGACTGTTTGCGCGGGACAGGTCGTCTCGACTACTCAGAACGCGTGACTCTAATTCCGTAGTCTCCTCCTGAAGACGGTTCACTGCAGCCTTTTCGGCCAAAGCTCTCTCGACGAAGCGTGCATGGGAGGCCTTGCTGTCAGCAAAGCTTTGGCCCACTGTGTCAAACGACGTGCGCGCCTTAGATAGCTTCTCCTGGGCCACTGTGAGCACTTCCTCCGCCTTTTGCTTCTCGTCATCGAGCTTGAAAAGTGACTCCCGCGCCTGCCGTTGACAGCTCTCCGCAGAAGCCTGCTCTTCCTCAGCACGCCGACACTCAGCATCAAGCAACTCACTCTTACGCGTGACCCGTTCTGATTCCTCGCCCAATGTGGCTAACCGGAGACTAAGTTCCAGGGCCGTCTTTTCATGGACTTGTCGTTCCTCATCGAGCTTTGCCAAAACTTCGACCGCTGCCGAGACACGTCGCTTAAGCTCGTCCAATCGCCGCCCTATCGTCTCGACACTCGTTTGTTTCTCTACGATCGTATGACGCAAAACCTTAATCTCACGCCTTGTCGCAAGAAGACCCTTGGCCGAGGACTTGGCACCACTAGACACCAAATGAACTCCACGGACGACCTCGCCGGATAGTGTCGCAATCGATCCAGTAACGACCGTGGCCGCTTCCACAGCCTGCTCCAATGAATCAGCGAAGTAAGCACGACCGAGCACTGAACGAATAGCAGGCGCGCATGGTCCACTGACGCGAACAACCGACATCAAGGGTAATAGTCCAGAGGGAAGTGACTCGGGAGAACTGGCAACGTGAGCCTTGGCCCCGCTATTGTCGTCGGTCGCAATCACGAGGAATCCACATCGTCCAGCATCCTTTTCACGAACAAACTTGAGTCCAGCAACGGCGTGCTCACTACGAGCCACCACGACGTACTGAAGCAACTCACCAAGACAGGCTTCGACAGCAAGTTCGTACTTGTCGTCAACCTCAAGATAATCTGCCACGGAACCCATGTGGCTAATCTCACCGTTCGACTCAGTTAAAATCAGCCGCGCAGCATCGGCATACCCTACCCTAGCAGCCTCAACCTCCTCTAACGACTTCAGCGTCGCGGTTAGAGCGGCCAGTTCGTGTTCATCCGATCGTAGCTCCTCAGTGACTGTTTGCAGTTCACGCTGAATGCCGTCCAGCTCTCCACTTCCTTCAGCGTGAGCAACCTCGACCCGATCCACCGCCTGCTGCGCCTCAACATGACCATCCGACGCCAGCTGGCTATTGACCGTCAAATTGTCCCGTTCGGACGCCAAGTCAACCTTCTCTAAATCAAGTTTGCCAAGATCTTCCACCACCCGTTCGCGCGCCCCGACCGCTTGCTCGACTTCATGGCGCAGGGCGGTAGCTGCATCAGCTAATGAAAACAATTCGTCCCGGGAAGATTCGACATTAGCTTCACTATTTTGAATTTCGAGACGGGCGGCGGTGTACGCTTTCTCGTCCGCAACTATTGTCTGTTCAGCTTCATGGCACGCTGTCTCAGCCCTGGTCACATCAACTCGCTGTCTCTCGAGCTTTTCACTAGCTGGGGCACGTTGAGCCTCGAGCTTCATCAACCTCTCACGAAGCTCTTCAGAGGAGACGTTCAATTCGTCGACCTGCTGCCGACAAAATTCCAACTGCTGTTGACACCGATCGATTTCCAATTCTCGGGTGTGAGCCGTGTCTCGCGTCGATGTCGCCTGAATCTCACTTTCGGTCAATTCGATCCGTTGCCGTTCTTGCCGACTCTCAAGTTCGGCCAGGTGAGCCGAAGCGGCCTGCTCATCAGTACGTACGTCGGCTAAGTTAGCATCAGCAGTTGCGACGGTCAGGGCGAGCGCTCGGTGCCGACGAGTGAATAGCACCTTCTCCCATCGACGTAACTCCTCCCGTAGCCGCCGGTACCGTCGTGCTTTCGCTGCTTGACGCTTGAGTGCATTTCGTTGCTTGTCAACCTCGTGGACGATGTCGTCCACACGAGCGAGGTTTTGCTTCGCAGCTTCAACTTTTAACTCAGCAGCATGACGACGGCTTTTATACTTCGTGACGCCGGCAGCCTCTTCAATTAACTGGCGTCGGTCGATCGGACGCGCGCTCAAAATCTGGCCAATTTTCCCCTGCTCGATGACGGCATAAGCCTTCACCCCAACACCAGAATCCATCAATAGGTCCTGCACGTCTCGCAGGCGACAAATCTTGCCATCAATCAAGTATTCACTTTCACCCGAACGATATAGCCGACGGGAGACCTCCACATCACGTGCCACGCTGGACACAGAAGCCCCTAAGTCGGCTTCGGAGCCAGACACT
The nucleotide sequence above comes from Vicinamibacterales bacterium. Encoded proteins:
- the smc gene encoding chromosome segregation protein SMC, which translates into the protein MYLQNLEISGFKSFPDRSKLKFDDGMTAIVGPNGCGKSNVVDAITWVLGEQSAKSLRGDRMQDVIFSGSDGRKPIGAAEVKLLLRGVTAASVGRSNGHSQGGGKNGHDKSDVNRKSNGHGNVTNIFLDEGESVSGSEADLGASVSSVARDVEVSRRLYRSGESEYLIDGKICRLRDVQDLLMDSGVGVKAYAVIEQGKIGQILSARPIDRRQLIEEAAGVTKYKSRRHAAELKVEAAKQNLARVDDIVHEVDKQRNALKRQAAKARRYRRLREELRRWEKVLFTRRHRALALTVATADANLADVRTDEQAASAHLAELESRQERQRIELTESEIQATSTRDTAHTRELEIDRCQQQLEFCRQQVDELNVSSEELRERLMKLEAQRAPASEKLERQRVDVTRAETACHEAEQTIVADEKAYTAARLEIQNSEANVESSRDELFSLADAATALRHEVEQAVGARERVVEDLGKLDLEKVDLASERDNLTVNSQLASDGHVEAQQAVDRVEVAHAEGSGELDGIQRELQTVTEELRSDEHELAALTATLKSLEEVEAARVGYADAARLILTESNGEISHMGSVADYLEVDDKYELAVEACLGELLQYVVVARSEHAVAGLKFVREKDAGRCGFLVIATDDNSGAKAHVASSPESLPSGLLPLMSVVRVSGPCAPAIRSVLGRAYFADSLEQAVEAATVVTGSIATLSGEVVRGVHLVSSGAKSSAKGLLATRREIKVLRHTIVEKQTSVETIGRRLDELKRRVSAAVEVLAKLDEERQVHEKTALELSLRLATLGEESERVTRKSELLDAECRRAEEEQASAESCQRQARESLFKLDDEKQKAEEVLTVAQEKLSKARTSFDTVGQSFADSKASHARFVERALAEKAAVNRLQEETTELESRVLSSRDDLSRANSRKQLLQAKIIESERSLDDGVRELESIRGQVRTADDLLVELRGHVETEDVTIRSARETLEEVRDRLSKFEVSQATAQAELSHLATSCLETLQVDLDSVINEVEQLEADGEVMPDDGFAQLPPAGAVAEVSEDDYGHEVGSDSAETTDTSVPVTTEDVIAGLKGKIEQLGAVNMMAIEQFDELDTRHDFLTTQRKDLVDSIAATAEAIRRINKTTRERFRAAFDAINMHYQKTFSTLFGGGKAGLVLLDEADLLESGIEIIAQPPGKRLQSVQLLSGGEKALSAMAFMFAIFKYRPSPFCLLDEIDAPLDDVNIGRFIEMLREMVDETQFVLITHNRKTMEHADRLYGITMEEPGVSKLISVQFN